A stretch of Labrus mixtus chromosome 7, fLabMix1.1, whole genome shotgun sequence DNA encodes these proteins:
- the wnk2 gene encoding serine/threonine-protein kinase WNK2 isoform X4, which yields MDSAEDSRKDPPLGSTFSSAPNLDSDINANAHRAVYENGTDHNVNIQNESLRGSSDPSAYPSTDYQGLVRQRFIRRSLWVSDSEEQPLDPPECVNRSPERNIDLRTIVDRSRTRSQHGAHLGLQDTSSTESQVVLKDSATESASAEEEKGGRRESVPKAEVVPSDVTGKAGSDENEEEPGTKAVSTSPGGRFLKFDIELGRGSFKTVYKGLDTDTWVEVAWCELQERKLSKAERQRFKEEAEMLKALQHPNIVRFYDFWESPMKGKKCIVLVTELMTSGTLKTYLKRFKVMKPKVLRSWCRQILKGLHFLHTRAPPIIHRDLKCDNIFITGPTGSVKIGDLGLATLKRASFAKSVIGTPEFMAPEMYEEHYDEAVDVYAFGMCMLEMATSEYPYSECQNAAQIYRKVTSGVKPASYGKISDPEIKEIIGECICHKWEERYSIKDLLNHAFFAEDTGVRVELNEEDDGKKSSIALKLWVEDPKKLKGKYKDTGAIEFTFDLVGEVPEVVAQEMVESGFFLDCDVKIVGKSIRDRVALIKWRRERTVLSGNGESAVKKTQPNLLQVPGSGVPEAATFSTTDYEDQEIEQQTLICTVPATTSTTSDSGVSSAMQLDDLNNQQNGPYQSLPEPISTAQIIYSPPAQADPQLHQGPYQQPTVQASQENYTHASAQLHQGAHQQTTGQLHPGAYQQPASQLHQGPFQSQTTVSVPATPAPALHQSRQTAQSFQAEAPVLQTQLTAQTSQEQLLPADQSTSHLSPPDIATHFPQSISGAPPPLLPLQFSTQFPSPYPVVQTGGINASSYPPAPLQCAYSSSGPHLSSSRFSPSPQHPSLPLSPHTVFPSVPSLGTPQTPLSTPQHVPGVALHIPLFTMTMSPVVPKQQDGSPVSQANLGSYHTMHPLPLSQVQPTPYPTPYSEQELAEQPVQIQTMVQHGLPAVQAPLWESGVDTESSATGQNLPVASTGTAPAPDSISASAQEKTGAQAPADIPALVTAQYQPSVPVSPQATAIHETTASTLTTVQAPVSAPGHSYEPPKGPSTSSDISGLASASAPVPVPVPAASVQSAAAAKSPAPIAASNQAPVLQPDGTQTAGSVSECASLAAAQQNLESTSTSSPFHLEPCLEDVLQDKPLSLPSYAYDSLNSDVASGKETSDGYDSLASGGKGDGKPRKHHRKSARTRSRQEKTSKPKLSMLNVCNTGDKMVECQLETHNHKMVTFKFDLDGDAPEEIATYMVENGFILLLEKEIFIDQLKDIVDKAEDMLNEDVEGERASTLSCSPQQGIISEGLVGESQQQGAHQPVYQQNVLHTGKRWFIICPVEETPTSSQDTPSDGTTTQSPGSSTTTQPADSGTARPSASREEGSSSTMSGGSGGFTYDVYGFCSPPIMSNTDPLLLATLSPPVSAPPTLQSVSSVEPAGSAMQPSIHQAQPARAQTLPPSSRHTSFPIEESHGSPLGSMSPIHAAQQLPDMTCPVSMAGEMPCCPLVMPLSLDVSTLQVGSPLTPLPLQESGSAKEPLSVSYTSAARSERSQQPVVLHQPFSTVGGTKAPSLPQSPAPSQHGAGPAESDGEGRLGRGGFVDSTIKTLDEKLRNLLYQEYAPMYPSGSTAETPGSGTEYIQSPPGPESATGGSGNSTPGPMGEGRYRAGEQLPQIPERMDSLSTLSDSAVCASLSRRHVPHSASCSGTRGRFKLISVPPEVANRRDVKQRSWSSAASPAHPSGYPEDLVQSGAMAASTTIGRFSVVSTEDDITQRTRCSRYSAPPDFYLDTPPSMAKRGSLPRALTSPSVPVDVTVHARFLSSDSGAESSPAKLAPATPSQHTRSERRGSDLMKRAVAFLRRSGRSSSLQSSDSPSRHGGVHGSAYASSDNDSEMEDSDMKRELQRLREKHLREISELQANQRGEVELLYHRLGKAPPPGLGLSHVAPQTSRRKRSGKHRLKPGKLLSPLVQQFRNVTTRSSDSSKSSAATGTAEPTASLNGSPAKASLPTHGRTGSCTSHLPSSTSEPVQTQQPCSLKGSLSSDNIYAGLHGDSTGTQAPLGQGTTLKRLCLGKERGRSGASSGASNQSQQPPMGATPPSHQPVMGLAQAQANNSNNKTATYTGYPMCANENNLPEDLQRLMEDWAQEVLIVTHRPGTDSLSISGQQLWDHVVPRTQEQLASARYATSWTVADREACSLPLSWLDSPGSTMKTCPSSGPHPNDQLPLAPPFRAVSSHVSVGQWPGFLSPLPSGVFAFPALPSAQDTPSTTPAPSYQPPDPKARTL from the exons GAACGGAAACTGTCCAAAGCTGAGAGACAGAGGTTCAAAGAGGAGGCGGAGATGTTAAAGGCACTGCAGCACCCCAACATCGTGCGATTCTACGACTTCTGGGAATCGCCAATGAAAGGGAAGAAGTGTATCGTTCTGGTGACAGAGCTAATGACCTCAGGGACGCTAAAAAC CTACCTGAAGCGATTTAAGGTGATGAAGCCCAAAGTCCTTAGGAGCTGGTGCAGACAAATCCTCAAAGGCCTCCACTTCCTCCACACGAGGGCTCCTCCCATCATCCACAGAGACCTCAAGTGTGACAACATCTTCATCACTGGTCCAACAGGCTCTGTTAAAATAGGAGACCTGGGCCTGGCGACTCTGAAGAGGGCCTCCTTTGCTAAAAGTGTTATAG GCACTCCGGAGTTCATGGCCCCAGAGATGTATGAGGAGCACTATGATGAGGCTGTGGATGTTTATGCGTTTGGGATGTGTATGCTGGAGATGGCCACCTCTGAATACCCCTACTCTGAGTGTCAAAACGCTGCTCAGATCTACCGCAAAGTGACCAGT ggtGTGAAACCTGCCAGCTACGGTAAAATCAGTGACCCAGAAATCAAGGAGATAATAGGGGAATGTATCTGTCACAAATGGGAGGAAAG gtaCTCCATCAAGGACCTCCTAAATCATGCATTCTTTGCAGAGGATACAGGCGTGAGGGTGGAGCTCAATGAAGAGGATGATGGGAAGAAATCCTCTATTGCGCTGAAGCTGTGGGTTGAAGATCCTAAAAAGCTGAAGGGAAAGTACAAGGACACTGGTGCCATCGAGTTTACCTTTGACTTGGTCGGGGAGGTCCCAGAGGTTGTCGCCCAAGAAATG GTTGAATCAGGTTTTTTCCTGGACTGTGATGTGAAGATAGTAGGGAAGTCCATCCGGGATCGCGTGGCACTCATCaaatggaggagggagaggactGTCCTGTCAGGAAACGGCGAGTCAGCTGTGAAGAAGACGCAGCCGAACCTACTGCAGGTTCCCGGTTCAGGTGTACCAGAGGCTGCCACGTTTTCGACAACGGATTATGAGGACCAAGAGATAGAGCAGCAGACCCTGATCTGCACCGTACCAGCCACAACATCTACCACAT CTGACAGTGGAGTGAGCTCTGCCATGCAATTAGATGATCTGAACAATCAGCAAAACGGACCCTACCAGTCCCTTCCAGAGCCCATTTCCACAGCTCAGATAATCTACAGTCCTCCTGCGCAGGCTGACCCACAGCTGCACCAGGGGCCCTACCAGCAACCCACAGTACAGGcctcacaggaaaactacacaCACGCATCCGCTCAATTACACCAGGGAGCCCACCAGCAAACCACAGGTCAGCTGCATCCTGGGGCGTATCAACAACCTGCATCCCAGCTGCACCAAGGGCCTTTTCAGTCTCAAACA ACAGTTTCTGTTCCGGCTACGCCAGCCCCAGCTCTGCACCAGAGtagacaaacagcacagagcTTCCAAGCTGAAGCACCTGTGCTCCAGACACAGCTTACTGCCCAAACCAGCCAGGAGCAG CTTTTACCTGCTGACCAGAGCACATCTCACCTGAGTCCTCCTGACATAGCAACCCATTTTCCACAGTCAATCTCTGGTGCACCTCCTCCACTCCTGCCCCTGCAGTTCAgcacacag TTCCCCTCCCCATATCCTGTTGTTCAAACAGGAGGCATCAACGCCTCCTCTTACCCCCCAGCTCCTCTGCAATGTGCCTACAGCAGTAGTGGCCCTCATCTGTCCAGCTCCCGCTTCTCACCTTCACCCCagcatccctccctccctctgagcCCTCACACTGTCTTCCCCTCTGTACCTTCCCTCGGCACCCCTCAGACCCCCCTGTCCACACCTCAGCACGTGCCTGGTGTGGCACTCCATATCCCACTATTCACCATGACCATGTCCCCTGTAGTCCCCAAGCAGCAGGACGGCTCTCCCGTATCTCAGGCTAACCTTGGTAGCTACCACACCATGCATCCCTTACCTCTCTCCCAGGTACAACCCACCCCATACCCCACCCCCTACTCTGAGCAGGAACTGGCTGAGCAGCCTGTCCAG attcaGACTATGGTCCAGCATGGGTTGCCTGCTGTTCAGGCTCCTCTCTGGGAAAGTGGAGTGGATACAGAATCGTCTGCAACTGGCCAGAACTTACCTGTAGCATCGACAGGAACAGCTCCAGCCCCCGACTCTATCTCAGCTTCAGCTCAAGAAAAAACTGGAGCTCAAGCCCCAGCAGATATTCCAGCTCTGGTCACAGCACAATACCAACCCTCAGTCCCAGTATCTCCTCAAGCCACAGCCATCCATGAGACTACAGCCTCAACCCTCACAACAGTTCAAGCACCTGTGTCTGCACCAGGCCACTCTTATGAACCACCAAAAGGCCCCTCTACTAGCTCGGACATATCTGGCTTGGCCTCAGCCTCAGCCCCAGTCCCTGTCCCAGTGCCAGCAGCCTCTGTTcagtctgcagctgctgctaaATCTCCAGCTCCTATCGCAGCTTCAAACCAGGCTCCAGTTCTGCAGCCTGATGGCACTCAGACAGCAGGCTCGGTGTCTGAATGTGCAAGCCTGGCCGCAGCTCAGCAAAACCTGGAGTCCACATCTACATCCAGCCCCTTTCATCTAGAGCCCTGTTTAGAG gATGTACTTCAGGACAAACCATTATCTTTACCCAGTTATGCCTATGACAG TCTCAACTCTGATGTAGCGTCTGGTAAGGAAACCAGCGATGGCTATGACAGCTTGGCAAGTGGAGGGAAGGGGGACGGGAAACCCAGGAAACACCACCGCAAGTCTGCCCGCACGCGTTCCCGACAAGAGAAGACCAGCAAACCCAAACTGAGCATGCTCAAC GTTTGCAACACTGGAGATAAAATGGTGGAATGCCAGCTGGAGACTCACAACCACAAAATGGTGACCTTTAAATTTGATTTGGATGGAGATGCTCCAGAGGAAATAGCTACATACATG GTAGAGAATGGCTTCATCCTGCTGTTAGAGAAGGAGATCTTCATCGACCAGCTAAAGGACATTGTTGATAAAGCTGAGGACATGCTGAATGAAGACGTGGAGGGTGAAAGAGCTTCCACTTTGAGTTGTAGTCCTCAGCAAGGCATTATTTCTGAAGGGCTGGTAGGAGAG AGTCAGCAGCAAGGAGCACATCAGCCCGTCTATCAGCAGAATG TTCTCCACACAGGAAAGAGATGGTTCATAATCTGCCCGGTAGAAGAAACGCCCACATCCAGCCAGGACACCCCGTCTGATGGTACAACCACACAGTCTCCTGGGAGTTCTACCACTACCCAGCCTGCTGATAGTGGCACTGCCAGGCCATCTGCATCCAGAG aAGAGGGGTCATCCTCAACAATGTCTGGAGGAAGTGGAGGCTTCACATACGATGTGTATGGATTCTGCAGCCCTCCAATAATGTCGAACACAGACCCTCTACTCCTAGCTACTTTGTCTCCCCCTGTGTCTGCTCCTCCCACTCTTCAGTCAGTGTCCTCAGTGGAGCCTGCAGGCAGCGCGATGCAGCCCAGCATTCATCAGGCGCAGCCAGCCAGAGCTCAAACTTTGCCTCCATCGTCCCGACATACATCTTTTCCCATTGAAGAGTCGCATGGATCCCCTTTGGGCTCCATGTCTCCGATCCATGCAGCCCAGCAGCTACCCGACATGACGTGTCCTGTTTCTATGGCAGGCGAGATGCCCTGCTGCCCCCTAGTGATGCCCTTGTCCCTGGATGTGAGCACTTTACAGGTGGGgtctcctctcactcctctgCCCCTCCAGGAATCCGGCTCAGCCAAAGAGCCGCTGTCAGTCTCCTACACCTCTGCAGCGCGGAGCGAGCGCTCACAGCAGCCTGTGGTTCTCCACCAGCCTTTTTCCACTGTTGGTGGGACCAAAGCTCCCTCACTGCCCCAGAGTCCAGCACCTTCCCAGCATGGTGCTGGGCCTGCAGAGTCAGACGGAGAGGGACGCCTGGGCCGTGGTGGCTTTGTGGACAGCACCATAAAAACACTGGATGAGAAACTAAGGAATCTGCTCTACCAGGAGTATGCCCCCATGTATCCATCAGGAAGTACTGCAGAGACACCGGGCTCCGGCACCGAGTACATCCAGTCTCCTCCTGGTCCAGAAAGCGCCACAGGGGGGTCAGGAAACAGCACCCCAGGGCCCATGGGGGAGGGACGCTACAGAGCAGGAGAACAACTG CCTCAAATTCCAGAGAGAATGGATAGTTTGAGCACACTGAGTGACTCAGCCGTGTGTG CGTCCCTGTCAAGAAGACACGTTCCTCACTCTGCTTCCTGCTCTGGAACAAGAGGAAGGTTTAAG CTAATTTCCGTTCCTCCTGAAGTGGCCAACAGGCGAGATGTAAAACAAAGGAGCTGGAGCAGCGCTGCCTCACCAGCACATCCTTCAGGATACCCTGAGGACCTTGTTCAGTCCGGGGCCATGGCTGCCTCCACCACTATTGGCCGTTTCTCTGTGGTCAGCACAGAAGATGACATTACCCAAAGGACACGATGCAGCCGCTACTCTGCACCTCCTGATTTCTATCTGGACACGCCTCCTTCTATGGCCAAGCGGGGCTCTCTGCCTCGCGCCCTGACTTCCCCCTCTGTCCCTGTGGATGTCACGGTCCATGCTCGTTTCCTCTCCTCGGACTCAGGGGCTGAGAGCAGCCCTGCAAAACTGGCTCCCGCTACCCCGTCTCAGCATACTCGCTCTGAGCGCAGAGGAAGCGACCTCATGAAGAGGGCAGTGGCCTTCCTCCGCCGCTCAGGGCGCAGCAGCAGCTTGCAGAGCTCTGACTCACCGAGTAGGCATGGAGGAGTGCATGGCTCAGCCTATGCCAGCAGCGATAATGACTCAGAGATGGAGGATTCAGACATGAAGAGGGAACTGCAGAGACTCAGGGAGAA ACACCTGAGGGAAATTTCTGAGCTGCAGGCCAATCAGCGAGGGGAAGTTGAGCTGCTGTATCACCGTCTTGGTAAAGCCCCTCCTCCTGGCCTGGGTCTCTCGCATGTTGCACCACAAACCAGTCGCAGAAAAAGGTCCGGCAAGCACAGACTGAAGCCTGGCAAACTTCTTAGCCCCCTGGTTCAACAGTTTAGAAATGTCACAACTAGATCTAGTGACTCCAGCAAATCCA GTGCTGCTACAGGAACGGCTGAGCCCACTGCGAGTTTAAACGGCTCTCCAGCAAAAGCTTCTCTCCCAACTCACGGCAGAACGGGCTCATGCACCAGCCACCTGCCCAGCTCTACCTCAGAGCCTGTTCAGACTCAGCAGCCCTGTTCCCTCAAGGGCTCTTTGTCTTCTGATAATATTTACGCCGGACTGCATGGAGATAGCACCGGCACACAAGCGCCCCTTGGACAAG GGACAACACTGAAGCGACTGTGTCTTGGCAAAGAGCGTGGCA GGTCTGGAGCCAGCTCGGGGGCTTCTAATCAATCACAGCAACCGCCTATGGGTGCCACGCCTCCTTCTCATCAGCCAGTGATGGGACTGGCTCAGGCTCAGGCCaataacagcaacaacaaaacagccaCATACACTGGTTATCCCATGTGTGCAAATGAGAACAACCTGCCTGAGGACTTGCAGCGGCTGATGGAGGACTGGGCCCAGGAGGTCCTGATTGTCACCCACAGGCCAGGCACTGACTCTCTGAGCATCAGCGGGCAGCAGCTTTGGGATCATGTTGTGCCTCGAACACAAGAGCAACTGGCTAGTGCTAGATAT GCCACATCATGGACAGTCGCTGATCGAGAGGCCTGCAGTCTTCCCCTGTCATGGCTGGACAGTCCAGGGTCAACAATGAAGACCTGCCCCTCTTCAGGGCCCCATCCAAATGATCAGCTGCCATTGGCCCCTCCTTTCAGGGCAGTGTCCTCACATGTGTCCGTTGGCCAGTGGCCTGGGTTTCTCTCCCCACTTCCTTCAGGAGTTTTTGCCTTTCCTGCTTTGCCCTCGGCCCAGGACACCCCAAGCACCACTCCAGCTCCATCATATCAGCCGCCTGACCCCAAAGCCAGGACTCTCTAA